A window of Clostridium sp. 'White wine YQ' contains these coding sequences:
- the spoVAC gene encoding stage V sporulation protein AC has translation MNKKEGKIKKEFYKLSKELEPKPKLLRNCINAFWVGGLICVIGQGLTDILLSFNISKEDVVIWIPIIMIFIGALLTGFGIYDKIASFAGAGTVVPITGFSNAVVSPAIEFKKEGFILGVAAKMFTIAGPVLVYGIGTSVIIGIIHYFINFL, from the coding sequence TTGAATAAAAAAGAAGGAAAAATAAAAAAAGAATTTTATAAGCTTTCTAAGGAGTTAGAACCAAAACCAAAGCTCCTAAGGAACTGCATAAATGCTTTTTGGGTAGGAGGTCTTATCTGTGTAATTGGACAGGGATTAACAGATATACTTTTAAGCTTTAACATATCAAAAGAAGACGTAGTAATTTGGATTCCCATAATAATGATATTCATAGGAGCACTATTAACTGGATTTGGAATATACGATAAGATTGCTTCTTTTGCAGGAGCAGGTACTGTTGTCCCAATAACAGGATTTTCAAATGCTGTGGTATCCCCTGCAATTGAGTTTAAAAAAGAAGGATTTATTTTAGGAGTAGCAGCAAAAATGTTCACAATTGCTGGACCGGTTCTAGTATATGGAATAGGAACATCTGTAATAATTGGAATTATACATTACTTTATTAATTTTCTATAA
- the spoVAD gene encoding stage V sporulation protein AD — protein MDNKRRGLQTVELQNPPKIIASSTTVGPKEGMGPLSEYFDTILEDDKNGKETFEQAESSIMYSTIKDSIRKANLSENDINYLFAGDLLNQLTSSNFVARELDIPFFGLYGACSTMAESLGLASLIMDGGFAKYVVASTSSHFSAAERQFRFPLEYGSQRPETAQWTVTGAGAMVLANEGNFPRITHVTTGVVKDYGIKDAGNMGAAMAPAAVDTICRNFKDLGRGPDDYDIIATGDLGKFGKELTQRLMMEYGYDMSKCYIDCGEIIYDNEKQKTNSGGSGCGCSAVIACGYLYKKLMAGEIKRVFLVSTGALMSNTSSLQGESIPGIAHGVVIEYDKEGVM, from the coding sequence ATGGATAATAAGCGCAGAGGACTACAAACTGTTGAGCTTCAAAATCCTCCCAAGATAATTGCTTCGTCAACTACTGTTGGACCTAAAGAAGGCATGGGTCCATTAAGCGAATATTTTGATACAATATTAGAAGATGATAAGAACGGAAAAGAAACCTTTGAACAAGCAGAAAGCTCTATTATGTATAGCACAATAAAAGATAGCATAAGAAAAGCAAACCTAAGTGAAAATGATATAAATTACTTATTTGCTGGGGATCTTTTAAATCAGTTGACATCATCAAATTTTGTTGCAAGAGAATTAGACATTCCTTTCTTTGGACTCTATGGAGCATGTTCAACAATGGCAGAATCATTAGGCTTAGCTTCGCTAATAATGGATGGGGGATTTGCAAAATACGTAGTAGCAAGTACATCATCACATTTTTCAGCTGCAGAGAGACAATTTAGGTTTCCGTTAGAATATGGGAGCCAAAGACCAGAAACAGCGCAATGGACCGTAACAGGTGCAGGAGCCATGGTTTTAGCGAATGAAGGTAATTTTCCTAGAATTACTCATGTAACTACAGGGGTCGTAAAAGATTATGGAATTAAAGATGCAGGGAATATGGGAGCAGCAATGGCGCCAGCGGCTGTTGACACAATCTGTAGAAACTTTAAGGATTTAGGAAGAGGGCCTGACGATTATGATATCATAGCTACTGGTGACTTAGGCAAGTTTGGGAAGGAATTGACTCAAAGGCTTATGATGGAATATGGTTATGATATGAGTAAATGTTATATAGATTGCGGAGAAATAATTTACGATAACGAGAAGCAAAAAACTAATTCTGGTGGCAGTGGTTGTGGATGTTCAGCTGTAATAGCATGTGGTTACTTATATAAGAAGTTAATGGCAGGAGAAATTAAGAGGGTATTTTTAGTATCAACTGGTGCACTAATGAGCAACACTTCATCGCTTCAGGGAGAAAGTATTCCCGGTATAGCACATGGAGTAGTAATAGAGTATGATAAAGAGGGAGTGATGTAA
- the spoVAE gene encoding stage V sporulation protein AE produces MNDYLSSFIVGGTICVVAQILMDKTKLTPGRILVVFVTLGAILGAFNIYDKLLEIGKAGASVPLPGFGNALAKAAIKEVNEKGLIGAFTGGIKGTAGGITAAVFFGYVMALIFNPKTKS; encoded by the coding sequence GTGAATGATTATTTAAGTTCATTCATAGTAGGTGGGACTATTTGTGTAGTAGCTCAAATATTAATGGATAAAACCAAGCTTACTCCTGGAAGAATACTGGTAGTATTTGTAACTCTTGGTGCTATACTTGGAGCTTTTAATATATATGATAAATTACTTGAAATAGGAAAAGCTGGAGCAAGTGTTCCTTTGCCTGGCTTTGGAAATGCATTAGCAAAGGCAGCAATTAAGGAAGTTAATGAAAAAGGTTTAATTGGAGCATTTACAGGAGGAATAAAAGGGACAGCTGGGGGAATAACCGCTGCAGTGTTTTTTGGTTATGTTATGGCGTTGATTTTTAATCCTAAAACAAAATCCTAA
- a CDS encoding ComEC/Rec2 family competence protein has translation MHNENIILKNPLVTVFICLILGSIIYNSNFNLSYVILSVISFVIIFWFGGKKSTIIFFLFFALSIGSNHFYYSIPKVNDGSYLVRITNQNYGKFTGIYKGRKVIIQGSKLSFNLGSKYLIKGDFTPSKEMDKGIVGTIYERDYKQEKRDLISYIYDYKEGIYKKVESKLGKESAAMISAVSFGYVDGLTLEQKNDMKYWGLIHIISVSGFHMALIYKLLEKLFGYKVALITCAFYTLFTGASSATLRSFLMILILKIGEKIYKEYNPISSLSLSGILICLITPYSPLDLGFQLSYLATLGIIIFNTPLNKKLYKYPKYLREAMAISISPQVLTYPIVGISIGYFSVNSLLTNLVLMPFFSIVVILGNLLLLTYWWGFCFDILVRVAGIINGLINLVLKFMEIISLPLMSIERELVYYYIICLGCYYFIKKGFNEFKYIPVVLIIPLCIYIYSPITKINISNSKDIRISYKGDIWKYRVTNSKVSAINNTQYKNKSIIPLNSVGDSFYINNNMLNIRTNNKKVYRFSLIKNKEKYDIITLREDETIFILGDKVIRF, from the coding sequence TTGCATAATGAAAATATTATTTTAAAGAATCCGTTAGTAACAGTTTTTATTTGCTTGATTTTAGGTTCTATTATATATAATTCAAACTTTAATTTATCATACGTAATATTATCAGTGATTTCATTTGTTATTATATTCTGGTTCGGTGGCAAGAAAAGTACCATAATATTTTTCTTATTCTTTGCATTAAGTATAGGTAGTAATCATTTCTATTATTCTATCCCAAAAGTTAATGATGGAAGCTATTTAGTAAGAATTACAAATCAGAATTATGGAAAATTTACAGGGATTTATAAAGGAAGAAAAGTTATAATTCAGGGAAGTAAACTAAGTTTTAACCTTGGGAGTAAATATCTAATAAAAGGAGATTTTACCCCAAGCAAGGAAATGGATAAAGGCATTGTAGGTACTATTTATGAGAGGGATTATAAACAAGAAAAGAGGGATTTGATTTCCTACATATATGATTATAAAGAGGGAATTTATAAGAAAGTAGAAAGTAAATTAGGGAAAGAATCCGCAGCCATGATATCAGCAGTTTCTTTTGGATATGTAGATGGATTAACATTAGAACAAAAGAATGATATGAAGTATTGGGGATTAATACATATAATATCTGTATCTGGATTTCATATGGCTCTTATATATAAGCTATTAGAAAAGCTTTTTGGCTATAAAGTTGCTTTAATAACCTGTGCATTTTATACGTTATTCACTGGAGCATCATCAGCCACCTTAAGATCATTTCTTATGATTCTGATATTAAAAATTGGAGAAAAGATATATAAGGAGTACAATCCTATTTCATCCTTATCCTTATCAGGAATATTAATATGTTTAATAACTCCATATAGTCCCTTGGATTTAGGTTTTCAATTATCTTATTTAGCTACACTAGGAATAATAATATTTAATACTCCATTAAATAAAAAGTTATATAAATATCCTAAATATTTAAGAGAAGCAATGGCCATAAGTATTTCCCCTCAAGTTTTAACTTATCCTATAGTTGGAATTTCAATAGGATATTTCTCCGTTAATTCACTATTAACAAACCTAGTGTTAATGCCTTTTTTTAGTATTGTAGTTATTTTAGGTAACTTATTACTTTTAACATATTGGTGGGGCTTTTGCTTTGATATTTTGGTTAGGGTCGCTGGAATTATAAATGGCTTAATTAATTTAGTATTAAAATTTATGGAAATAATATCATTGCCTTTGATGAGTATTGAAAGAGAACTAGTATACTATTATATTATTTGTCTTGGATGTTATTATTTTATTAAGAAAGGATTTAATGAATTTAAATACATACCTGTAGTTTTAATAATTCCATTATGTATTTATATCTATTCTCCAATTACAAAAATAAATATAAGTAATAGTAAGGATATCAGAATTAGCTATAAGGGAGATATATGGAAATATAGAGTAACAAATAGTAAAGTGAGTGCTATTAATAATACTCAGTATAAAAATAAAAGTATAATACCGTTAAACTCTGTAGGTGATAGCTTCTATATAAATAATAATATGCTTAATATAAGAACTAATAATAAGAAGGTGTATCGCTTTTCTTTAATTAAAAATAAAGAAAAATATGATATAATAACTCTTAGAGAAGATGAAACGATTTTTATTTTGGGAGACAAAGTAATTAGGTTTTAA
- the holA gene encoding DNA polymerase III subunit delta: MIKLNELEREIKSNNIKNSYILAGTDEALMKETIENISKKALSDDLKDFNYIKLDGVNITSETIINACETLPFMSDRKVVIIYRANFLKGSKDFPESELKRVIEYFKNTPSYLVLLTYVLLDDKRDKPNNKKYKTLAALDKSTTLVHIDKQKEDRLSKEALDIFASYNKEIGKVELKYFITKVEKNLDIIKSEIEKLVNYTLDRPITKNDIDQLLPSEGDDDVFDLIDFISEKKPEKAIMLMNELIFKGENLNRLLSLIEGQFRKLYEIRLKTQKGLSSQVIATEMRMHPFVMEKLVKQSNKFTVGQLEECMKLCIMTEKRIKSVSTNILTEMEFLLISTVRTTKK, encoded by the coding sequence GTGATAAAACTAAATGAACTTGAGAGAGAAATTAAAAGTAACAATATTAAAAATTCATATATTTTAGCAGGTACAGATGAAGCGTTAATGAAGGAGACCATTGAAAATATTTCGAAGAAGGCTCTCTCAGATGATCTTAAGGACTTTAATTATATAAAGCTAGATGGTGTTAATATAACGTCAGAGACAATAATAAATGCTTGTGAAACTCTTCCTTTTATGAGTGATAGGAAAGTAGTTATTATATATAGAGCTAATTTTTTAAAGGGTTCAAAGGATTTTCCAGAAAGTGAACTTAAGAGAGTAATAGAGTATTTCAAAAATACACCTTCATATTTGGTTCTCTTAACCTATGTGCTATTAGATGATAAAAGAGATAAGCCTAATAATAAGAAATATAAGACACTAGCGGCATTGGATAAGAGTACTACATTAGTACATATAGATAAGCAAAAAGAAGATAGACTATCTAAAGAAGCTTTAGATATATTTGCGTCATATAATAAAGAGATTGGAAAAGTAGAATTAAAATATTTTATAACTAAAGTTGAGAAGAACTTAGATATAATTAAAAGTGAAATAGAGAAGTTGGTAAATTATACTTTGGATCGACCTATAACTAAAAATGATATAGATCAATTATTGCCATCAGAAGGTGATGATGATGTGTTTGACTTAATAGACTTTATATCAGAAAAGAAACCTGAAAAAGCTATTATGCTCATGAATGAACTAATATTTAAAGGTGAAAACTTAAATAGATTATTATCATTAATAGAAGGTCAATTTAGAAAACTTTATGAAATAAGACTAAAGACTCAGAAAGGGTTATCTTCACAGGTCATAGCTACTGAGATGAGAATGCATCCATTCGTAATGGAGAAGTTAGTTAAACAAAGTAATAAATTTACTGTTGGTCAATTAGAAGAGTGTATGAAACTTTGTATTATGACAGAAAAACGAATAAAGAGTGTTTCAACAAATATATTAACAGAAATGGAATTCTTATTGATTTCTACTGTAAGAACCACTAAAAAATAA
- the rpsT gene encoding 30S ribosomal protein S20 codes for MANIKSAKKRIKVIETKTLRNKMLKSALKTAIKKFEVAVDAKNAEDAKVAFAGAVRSLDMATSKGIVHKNMAARKKSRLAAKLKTLA; via the coding sequence ATGGCAAATATTAAATCAGCTAAAAAGAGAATTAAGGTTATAGAAACTAAAACTCTTAGAAATAAGATGTTAAAATCAGCACTTAAAACTGCTATAAAGAAGTTTGAAGTTGCTGTAGATGCAAAGAACGCAGAAGACGCTAAGGTTGCTTTTGCTGGAGCTGTTAGATCTTTAGATATGGCTACTTCAAAAGGAATTGTTCATAAGAACATGGCTGCAAGAAAAAAATCAAGATTAGCTGCAAAGTTAAAGACTTTAGCTTAA
- the spoIIAB gene encoding anti-sigma F factor gives MIDNSMKIEFLSKSENEAFARVAVAAFVSQLDPTLEELTDVKTAVSEAVTNSIIHGYENNPNETIKIEVYIEGNEVKVVIEDHGVGIENIEKAKEPLYTSRPDLERSGMGFTVMESFMDSLEVESELGKGTKIILEKKFNSV, from the coding sequence ATGATTGATAATAGTATGAAAATTGAGTTTTTAAGTAAGTCAGAAAATGAGGCATTTGCGAGAGTTGCTGTAGCTGCTTTCGTATCACAATTAGATCCAACTCTTGAGGAGTTAACAGATGTTAAAACTGCAGTTTCTGAAGCCGTTACAAATTCTATAATACATGGGTATGAGAATAATCCTAATGAGACTATTAAAATAGAAGTTTATATAGAAGGTAATGAAGTAAAGGTAGTAATTGAAGATCATGGAGTTGGGATTGAAAATATTGAAAAAGCAAAAGAACCACTTTATACTTCAAGACCTGACTTAGAGAGAAGTGGAATGGGATTTACAGTAATGGAGAGCTTTATGGATTCCTTAGAAGTTGAAAGTGAGTTAGGCAAGGGGACAAAGATAATATTAGAAAAAAAGTTCAACTCGGTATAG
- a CDS encoding P-type ATPase has translation MINWYLNSWNKVVEFLESDIDYGLSEAEILKRRDKWGSNKINIIFEEKAWKTTFKSIKNVWFIIPILICIYGVYLGKYLSSIFTLAIPTGILILKLRQLVNRKKEMTTLSAISYGKITAVRDGRDKLINSEELVVGDIVIIDDRSIVPADIRIISSDNLKVNEKSLTGEEFLSEKYESKLTQEITSLGEIKNILFKGTKVVSGQVTGIVIATGNYTQLGKIMNMLNSTNIRKETINDKAENQWNKTLTLSLLFGIIVIVLGTMLKGTDQNFIFSILISSTSFGSIIVMMLFLRIINKTADKENINILNPSWIDLIDDIEVLFIDKVGSISKTQMNVSKIFTDGKYTNLEEDDKSNFNFIRLMEIGLLVNNATYNSSDDSGTGDLKDIAILKYAGIKHIYKAQVDSKNRRVFDIPMDFSKRIYTTINKVGKGYRANIKGNLDELLDYCTHIMKDGVEVEFTDEEREVIREKDYEISKEGLITQGVAYRNFSYEPSTSENIESNLVFVGIIALENPTNPSINDLLRRLIREKIHPILITEDNKITAATVGKEVGLIGDDTEVISGIELINSTKEEKIEILSKTKVFSKIVPELKNAIFTMFKEDNYKVCCTGEEVIDLPLLALSTLAIAKGKASALVKKVADLYIKEDCLEKLLFLKSLKREINKKIKSGKAFYWILIIAECLISLISFEFYGQAISNELTILAVNILILPLILIRNIFKKNMFEITPKNIFLRGMVIVVGSIVVKILTIDMVDYGFTAVGAFLLLTLIATFDVRFKKAEVE, from the coding sequence TTGATTAATTGGTATTTGAACTCCTGGAATAAGGTAGTAGAATTTCTAGAAAGTGATATTGATTATGGGTTAAGTGAAGCTGAGATTTTAAAAAGAAGAGATAAGTGGGGAAGTAATAAAATAAATATTATTTTTGAAGAAAAAGCATGGAAAACCACTTTCAAATCTATTAAGAATGTTTGGTTTATTATACCTATTTTAATTTGTATTTATGGAGTTTATTTAGGAAAATATCTTAGTTCGATTTTTACGTTAGCTATTCCTACTGGAATTTTAATTTTAAAATTAAGACAACTTGTTAACAGAAAAAAAGAAATGACAACTTTAAGTGCTATTAGCTATGGTAAAATTACAGCTGTTAGGGACGGCAGAGATAAGCTAATTAATTCGGAAGAATTGGTAGTAGGAGATATTGTAATAATAGATGATAGATCCATAGTTCCAGCAGATATTAGAATAATAAGTTCTGATAATTTAAAAGTAAATGAGAAAAGCTTAACAGGAGAAGAATTTTTATCAGAAAAATATGAAAGTAAGTTAACTCAAGAAATAACAAGTTTAGGTGAAATTAAAAATATACTTTTTAAAGGTACGAAGGTTGTTTCGGGACAAGTTACTGGAATAGTTATTGCAACAGGTAATTATACACAGCTTGGAAAGATAATGAATATGCTAAATAGCACTAATATTAGAAAAGAAACTATAAATGATAAGGCAGAAAATCAATGGAATAAAACGCTAACCTTATCGCTATTATTTGGGATAATAGTAATAGTTTTAGGAACAATGCTTAAAGGAACAGATCAAAACTTTATATTTAGTATTCTTATATCATCTACTTCCTTTGGAAGTATCATTGTAATGATGCTATTTTTAAGGATAATTAACAAAACTGCTGATAAAGAGAATATTAATATATTAAACCCTTCATGGATTGATTTGATAGATGACATTGAAGTTTTATTTATTGATAAAGTAGGATCAATTTCTAAAACACAGATGAATGTATCAAAGATTTTCACAGATGGAAAGTATACTAACTTAGAAGAGGATGACAAGTCGAATTTCAACTTTATTAGGCTTATGGAAATAGGTTTACTAGTTAATAATGCTACCTATAATTCTTCTGATGATAGTGGAACAGGAGATTTGAAAGATATAGCAATACTTAAATATGCAGGGATAAAGCATATTTATAAAGCTCAAGTAGATAGTAAAAATAGAAGAGTATTTGATATTCCAATGGATTTTAGTAAGCGTATATATACAACGATAAATAAGGTTGGAAAAGGATATAGAGCTAATATAAAAGGTAATTTAGATGAGCTTCTAGATTATTGTACTCATATAATGAAGGATGGAGTAGAAGTAGAATTTACAGATGAAGAAAGAGAAGTAATAAGGGAAAAGGATTATGAAATATCTAAAGAAGGATTAATAACTCAGGGAGTAGCCTATAGAAATTTCAGTTATGAACCTTCCACATCAGAAAACATAGAAAGTAATTTAGTATTCGTTGGAATAATAGCATTAGAGAATCCAACAAATCCAAGTATTAATGATTTGTTAAGAAGATTAATAAGAGAAAAAATTCACCCTATTTTGATAACTGAGGATAATAAAATAACTGCAGCTACTGTAGGCAAAGAAGTAGGGTTAATTGGAGATGATACTGAGGTAATATCGGGTATAGAATTAATCAACTCAACTAAAGAAGAGAAAATAGAGATTCTTTCTAAAACTAAAGTATTTTCGAAGATTGTTCCAGAACTAAAAAATGCTATATTTACTATGTTTAAAGAAGATAATTATAAGGTTTGCTGTACAGGAGAAGAAGTTATAGATTTGCCTTTACTTGCACTTTCTACATTAGCGATTGCTAAAGGTAAAGCATCAGCACTAGTAAAGAAGGTAGCAGACCTATATATAAAAGAAGATTGTTTAGAAAAATTATTATTTTTGAAATCATTAAAGAGAGAAATCAACAAAAAGATAAAATCAGGAAAGGCATTTTATTGGATATTAATTATTGCAGAATGCTTAATTAGTTTAATTTCTTTTGAATTTTATGGACAAGCGATATCAAATGAATTGACTATCTTAGCAGTTAACATTTTGATTTTACCTTTAATACTTATCAGAAATATATTTAAGAAAAACATGTTTGAAATAACTCCTAAAAATATATTTTTAAGAGGAATGGTAATAGTAGTTGGTAGTATTGTTGTAAAGATTTTGACAATAGACATGGTAGACTATGGGTTTACAGCAGTAGGAGCATTTTTATTGTTAACTTTAATAGCAACATTTGATGTTAGATTTAAAAAAGCAGAAGTAGAGTGA
- the spoIIAA gene encoding anti-sigma F factor antagonist — translation MYLKFNKSNDKLIVTLRGELDHHSAEEVRVKIDDRIDRDGVKNLILDFSAVTFMDSSGIGVVIGRYKKLSSKSGKVVIAEATKNVKRVFELSGLFKIIKAYDSIEEAINCNN, via the coding sequence ATGTATCTAAAATTCAATAAAAGTAATGATAAATTAATAGTAACTTTACGAGGAGAATTAGATCATCATAGTGCTGAGGAAGTACGTGTTAAAATAGATGATAGGATTGATAGAGATGGAGTTAAAAATTTAATATTAGATTTTTCTGCAGTGACATTTATGGATAGCTCTGGCATTGGTGTAGTAATAGGAAGATATAAAAAGTTATCAAGTAAAAGTGGAAAAGTTGTTATTGCAGAAGCCACAAAAAATGTTAAGAGAGTATTTGAACTTTCAGGATTATTTAAAATTATTAAGGCTTATGATAGCATAGAGGAAGCTATAAACTGCAATAATTAG
- the sigF gene encoding RNA polymerase sporulation sigma factor SigF, with amino-acid sequence MSKSDMKIDEYNYNDNSELIRLSKDGSKEAMDKLIQMNMPLVASLSKKFLNRGYDYEDILQIGSIGLVKAIKNFDDSYNVKFSTYAVPMIIGEIKRFLRDDGIIKVSRNTKTLAKKLHFFKEELTKKLNREPTLEELSEYSSIEKEEIVFALESTSSLQYLYDTIHQEDGSPVLLIDKLSETGIEDTSMVDKIALKEALRGIDLKSRQIILLRYFKDKTQVEVARLLGISQVQVSRIEKKVLLEMRKKLGD; translated from the coding sequence ATGAGTAAAAGTGATATGAAAATAGATGAATATAACTACAACGATAATTCAGAGTTAATTAGATTATCAAAAGATGGAAGTAAGGAAGCTATGGATAAATTAATCCAGATGAATATGCCACTTGTTGCTTCCTTAAGTAAAAAGTTTCTAAACAGAGGTTACGACTATGAGGATATACTTCAAATAGGGTCAATTGGATTAGTGAAGGCTATTAAAAATTTTGATGATTCTTATAATGTTAAGTTCTCAACCTATGCAGTTCCAATGATAATAGGAGAAATTAAACGTTTTTTAAGAGATGATGGAATAATAAAAGTAAGTAGGAACACGAAAACATTAGCTAAAAAATTGCATTTCTTTAAGGAAGAGTTAACTAAAAAATTAAATAGAGAACCAACATTAGAAGAGCTTTCAGAATATTCTTCAATAGAAAAGGAAGAAATCGTTTTTGCCCTAGAGTCAACTTCCTCCTTGCAGTACCTTTATGATACTATACATCAAGAGGATGGTTCTCCAGTACTTTTAATTGATAAATTGAGTGAAACTGGAATTGAAGATACAAGTATGGTTGATAAAATAGCTTTAAAAGAGGCTTTGAGAGGTATAGATTTAAAATCAAGGCAAATAATTTTATTAAGATATTTTAAAGATAAAACACAAGTCGAGGTGGCAAGATTACTAGGCATTTCTCAAGTACAAGTTTCAAGAATTGAAAAGAAAGTTTTATTGGAAATGAGAAAAAAATTAGGAGATTAA